CATGGACAAGAAAATGTCTCATTACAGACCGCAGTGAGAGTAAGTGATCAATACCTCTTCTCCTTTTCTTTGTTATCACAACATTTTTCAAGTATCTAGGTCAACTGATAAATTCTCTGTTAAAATCCTCCATTTCTTCTTTACTTTGCCTACTTTTACTAGTTGAATGCTATCGGCCACCAAGAAAAAGAAATCTCGTAGGTTACTCAAGGGATGAGTTTGTTAGGTGTTGAGCAAAAGCAGGAGACAGCTAACCTCCGTGTGTCTTAAAGCAAAGTGGGTGTGTGCCTTTAGACGTTGTCTTAGTCATTGTTGTGATTCATTGGACATTATATCTCCGCATTTCACTCCATAATGATATTTATCTCTCCTGCTCCACATAGGTTTATGTTGACGGCATCATGTCATATGGCACGGGATATCTTCATAACTTTTCATTCTCTTTAGCATGTAATTTTTGCATCCTAATTGTTAGACAGGTTTAGGTGCTCCCAACCTGAAATAGTCATGGAAAATCAtgaaaatatattataacatcaggtATTGATGTTATGTACCATCCAAAAGAAAACTCAACTTAAAAGAGGACTTGTGGAAAGAGAGAATTTTCATTGAGGGACTTTTTCCTTCTGAAACCCATAAGATCCcacaaccaactcatggttctggcacatggatagcaagcttccatggacaagggtgcgtggaagcttgctatccatgtgccaaaaccatgagttggttgcgagatcttatgggtttcagctctagcctaccccaacttgtttgggactaaaggctttgttgttgttgttgttgttgacttTTTCCTTCTGAGGCGATTACATATTCTTCTGCTTTTCTTTGTGTTTCCTCAAAAGAGTAACTTCTCAGGGGTGAAGGGAGGGGGTCAGAATTTCTAGTATAACATAGATAGTTTCCACTTAGGTGTAAATAAAAAATTTCAATAGGGCCATGGAATCCTCAAGCGGCATGTTTACCTTTTGTGTTAGGTACCTATTTACTGTATGAATATCCAATTACGATATTACTGTATTTTTTATGTAGCTGTGTTCGAGGCAATGATGTTTACAGAGCCCTCAAATTGCTTCATCCTCAATGGAACTTGCATGCGGCATGCACCTAGTCACATGTTCCAAATTTTATCAATAAAGCTGGCTAAACTTGACGTGGATGGTGGACCAGTAGCGTTATATGGATACATAGCAGTGCGGGATGATCTGGATCCATTGCTTAATTATATCATCAAATATAGCAGGGATGATCCCATCATCGTGGAGCAGGTGCACATCGATACTTGTCTGAATAATTGTACCTAACTCCCCCAAGTATTGAGGTTCGTCTACTTAACCCCCTCATTTCCTCAAGTATAAAGGCAGGTATTCGACCCCTTAGAAGTATTCAACACCGTCTAAATCGCCCGTGGGTGTAGTTTTGGAGGTTGTTTTGCCCCAAAACTACCCCAGGAAATGATTTAGACAGTATGGAGTAATTTGTGGGTTAGATACCCAATTTTGTACTTGAGGGGGTTAAGCAGACTAAAAGGGAGTTAAATGGACTTATTCTTTTCATTTCACAAATCACATGCATAGAACATATGAGTTTGGATCTTATGTAATCTCTATCACATGCTACAACCACTTTATCTCTTTCCAGCATCATGAAAGATGTTTCCATGTGATTAATCTGTCCAAATGCAGCAGAATAAAGATTTTGTTCATCAATTGTAAATATCCATTTTATGTAAATATTGTTACAAGTGAAACTTCTTTCTTACTTTTATATGAAGAGCTACTAAATAATAATAATTTTGTAGGGTTCCCTCTTCAACTTGGCTGGCCCCAAGCGAGGGATTGATTTTTATGGTAATATTCTAATCGAATATGACATGAGGATCAGGACTGCTAAAGAAGAAAAGGATGATCTACAGTTGATCGATGGTGCGTCAATGATAGGCGACATGGGCTTACGGAATTGTCATGTGTTCACAAATCGCATCCATGGCGATTCTGGCGCAGTTGATGTAACTTTTTCACGTCTTGAAAATGCAGTTGAGGCGACCGTAGAAGTTTTCATATCAGAAGTGCAAAACAGTTTTAGTTTGTTTCTCGGCTGTTTGACCAGTGGGTTGAGTGAAGAAATCCGACTCTTCGATGGCGTCATTGGTGAGACACAAAGCTTAAAAAGGTCTGTGGTTGCTGTAGTGACAGGTTCTTCGATACACCTGAAGTT
The Triticum dicoccoides isolate Atlit2015 ecotype Zavitan chromosome 3A, WEW_v2.0, whole genome shotgun sequence genome window above contains:
- the LOC119270206 gene encoding uncharacterized protein LOC119270206 → MNRLSRPLVSFMASAPPRWWPPALARRLSPPSERLNPTVRRASRNMATGIRSSEVEGHDSAKPDTRLLTTSAHEHSAITQGMNNMSRTKEFISCYGEIIDGKRDTWGKTVGCGEEIVVSDDEEYESWDALMARYPFEGVLPLDVFPKSRHRDGSIYKCTHPWTRKCLITDRSETVFEAMMFTEPSNCFILNGTCMRHAPSHMFQILSIKLAKLDVDGGPVALYGYIAVRDDLDPLLNYIIKYSRDDPIIVEQGSLFNLAGPKRGIDFYGNILIEYDMRIRTAKEEKDDLQLIDGASMIGDMGLRNCHVFTNRIHGDSGAVDVTFSRLENAVEATVEVFISEVQNSFSLFLGCLTSGLSEEIRLFDGVIGETQSLKRSVVAVVTGSSIHLKFKVGLESSSSAEHDCSFIAGNHGSNARKIETDFALISVKVTWSPLPKGH